The genomic stretch CTGAACAAGCGCATTTCGTCGGCGCGCCTCGGCCATGCGTTTTCGGTCCATGGCATCAGCGGCAACCTCGGCTGGGCCTCGGCGCCGGTGTTCCTGGCCGGGCTCACGCATGCGACCGGGTCATGGCGCATCGCCTGCCTCGGGGCGGCCGGCGTGGCGGCCGTCGTGCTGGCGGTGTTGTGGTGGCAGCGTGAGGCGGTGGACGACCGCGTCGGCGCCTGGGCGCACGAGTCGCAGCGGGCCGCTGGGGCGGCGCCCGAGCATCCGCTCGCGTTCCTGCTGCTGCCGTCCGTGTGGCTGTGCTTTTCGTTCTTCTTCTGGTCGACCTGCGCCTTGAGCGCGGTGCAGAGTTTTGCCAGCCCGGCGCTGCAGAAGTTGTACGGGCTGCCGCTGTCGCTCACCTCGCTGGTGGTCACCGGCTACATGCTGGCGGGCGCCGTGGGGATGGTGTTCGGCGGTTTCCTGGTGGCCCGCGTGCAGCGCCTTGAAGCGACCATCGCCGTGGCCTTGTTGTCCGGCGCCGCGATGCTCGCGCTGGCCGGCTCGGGCCTGCTCCCCGGTCTCAGCGCAGCGCTGATCGCCTGTCTGGCCGGCTTCGGCACCGGGCTGGCCGGGCCCTCGCGCGACATGTTGATCAAGCGGGCTTCGCCCGCGGGGGCCACCGGCCGCGTCTACGGCACGGTGTACTCAGGGCTCGACATCGGGTTTGCGGTGGCCGCGCCGGTGTTCGGCGGTTTGCTCGACCGTGGCCAGAGCGACTGGGTGTTCTACGGCGCCGCGCTGGCGTTGGCCTTTGGCGTGGGCTCGGCAGGGCTGGTGGGCAGACGTCAGCGTGTGCCGAGCCGGGCCGAGGCGGCACAGGCAGCGTGAGCACCGCCGGCCGCGCTTGATAATGGGGTGAACTGCATCAGGAGACCCGCCCCATGGCCCCTATTGCCCCCCGTCCGGCCGGCCACGCTTTGGTCGAAGCGTTGATCGAGCAAGGTGTCGACACGGTGTTCGGCGTGCCGGGCGAAAGTTTTCTGGCGGTGCTCGACGGCTTTTACGAGCACGACGACCAGATCCGCTTCGTCGCCTGCCGGCAGGAGGGTGGGGCGGCCTTCATGGCCGAGGCGCAAGGCAAGCTGAGCGGCCGCCCCGGCATTTGCTTCGTGACGCGAGGGCCGGGGGCCACCAATGCGAGCATCGGCTTGCACACCGCGTTCCAGGACTCGACGCCGATGATCCTGTTCGTCGGCCAGGTCGGCTCCGACATGCGCGACCGCGAGGCCTTCCAAGAGGTCGACTATCGCGCCATGTTCGGCCCCAACAGCGGCGCCTTCGCCAAATGGGTGGCCGAGGTCGACAGTGCCGACCGGCTGCCGGAGTACGTCGCGCGTGCCTTTCACGTCGCGATGCAGGGCCGCCCGGGGCCGGTCGTGCTGGCCCTGCCCGAAGACATGCTGACCCGTTCCACCGCAGCCCCGGTGCTGCCGCGTGTGACGCCGGCGCTGGCGTGGCCGGCCCCTGGCGCCTTGCGCGAGGTGCGCGAGGCGCTGTTGCAGGCCGAACGGCCCTTCGTGATCGTCGGCGGCAGCGGCTGGGATGTGGAAGCCTGCCGGGCGCTGCAGCGGTTTGCCGAAGCGTGGCAGCTGCCGGTCGGTTGTGCCTTCCGCTTCCAGGACCTGTTCGACAACCGGCACCCCTTGTATGCCGGGGATGTGGGCATCGGCATCAATCCCCGGCTGGCCCAACGGATCGGCGAGGCCGACCTGGTGCTGGCGATCGGCGCCCGGCTGGGCGAGATGACGACCGGCGGCTACACCTTGCTCGAGGCGCCGCGTCCACGGCAGCGGTTGATCCACATCCATGCCGGCGCCGAGGAACTGGGCCGCGTCTATGCGGCCGACCTGCTGTTGCAGGCCTCGATGGCCTGCGCCGCGAAGGCGCTGGACAGCCTCAGCCCGCCGCCGTCGTTGCCCTGGGGCGCATGGTCGGCGGCGGCGCACGCCGACTACGACGCCAACTGCGTGCCGACGCCTTCACCGGGCCCGCTCGACATGGCCGAGGTGGTCAAGACCCTGCAGCGCGTGCTGCACGAGTCGGGCCTGCACGACGACGCCGTGCTCACCAACGGCGCGGGCAACTACTCGGGCTGGCTGCACCGCTATTACCAATACCCGGGCCTGGCCGGCGGGCGCCGCACCCAGCTCGCACCCACCTCGGGCGCGATGGGGTATGGCGTGCCTGCCGCGGTGGCGGCCAGCCTGCTGGCGCCCGGGCGCACAGTCATCAACATCGCCGGCGACGGCGATTTCCTGATGACGGGGCAAGAGCTGGCGACGGCCATCGGCTACGGCGGCCGGCCCATCGTGATCGTGGTCGACAACGGCACCTACGGCACCATCCGCATGCACCAGGAGCGCGAGTACCCCGGCCGGGTGTCGGGCAGTGACCTGTTCAACCCCGACTTCGTGATGCTTGCTCGCGCCTATGGTTTCGAGGCCTCGCTGGTGGCCCAGACCGCCGAGTTCGAACCGGCCTTCCGCGCGGCACTCGAGCGCAGCGTGCCGACCCTGCTGCACCTCAAGCTCGATGCGGAAGTGAGCACCTCGCGGGCGACCTTGAGTGCGATCCGGGCGGCGGCGCTGGTTCGCCGGGCGCAAGCGTCGTCGCGCTGAAGGCCTGCAACGTGGAACTGCAGATGGATCGAGGCCGCACCGGCAACATGCAGCCGGCACCCATTGTTACATGTCAACGACGTCTGACACCTCGACTCGTCATCACAATCCGGCGCATATCAGAAAAAGCCCACACAGGGCGCAGGGTACGAAACGGAGGGTGACGAATGAGCGCGAGTGTCGTGCTGGAACTGCTGGTGTCAACCGTGCTGCTGGCTTGGGGCAGTATCTTGCTCGCCGGTCGGCTGCCGATGGCATTGCTGGCCCGGCGGGCGGCACAGTGGCAGAAGGCGCCAGCCATCCTTCGGCTGACCAGCCTGCAGGCCGCGCAAGGCCGCAGCACCTGCTTCCGCGTGCAGGTGCGCTACAGCTACCAGGTCAACGGCACCGCAGTGGTGGGCGAGCGCATCCACCATTGCTACAGCCCGTCGCGGCACCGCCAGCTGCACAAAGGCATCTTCAACCGCTTGCAGTCCGGCTCGGTGATCGCCGTGCACGTCGACCCCAGCCAACCGCATGAATCGACCATCCTCGCGGGGGTCAATCGTGACTGTCTGTTGTACGCGCTGGCCGGGGTGCCGTTGCTGCTCGCCGGCCTCTTGCTGACGGTGCATGCGCTGGCCGCCGTGTCCCGGGTCGATATGCCGGGGTGGCTCGGTGCGCTGGGCCTGCTGATCGTGCTGGGTTGCGTTGCGATGGCGATGTGGAGCCGCTTCGCGCAGCACCGCTTGCTGTCGGACGTCGCCAAGGTGTTGTAGCCGCCGCGGCGCGGCGGTCGCTCAAGTCAGCGCCATCGCGCGTGGCGCACCACCGACGACGCCGAAGGCGTGTTGCAGCGACGAACTGCTCAGGGCCGCCTCGGTCGCATCGGCCAGCCGCTGCAGGCTGGCGTCGCGCAAGGCGCCCAGGTCGATCGGGCGCCGGTCTTCCAGTCCGGCCCAGGCGAGCAACGCATCCAGTGCCGCGGGATGGTCGAACAGCCCGTGCACATAGGTCGCCAACAACTGGCCGTCCGGGTCGCACACACCGTCGTGCCGCCCGTCGTCTAACTCGACCATCGGGTGGGCCAGCGCCGGGCCGCGGCTGACACCGGCGTGGATTTCATAGCCGGCCACTGCGGCGCCGCCGGCGCGCAGCCGGCCGGCCACACGCGCCAGCTGCTTGTCGCGGGCCATCGTGGTCTCGAAGTCCAGCAACCCCAGGCCCGGCAACGACCCCGGCGGGCCTTCCAGGCCGTGCGGGTCGTGCAACCACTGCCCGAGCATCTGCATGCCGCCGCAGATGCCGATCATCTTGCCGCCGTAGCGCAGGTGGCGGCGCAACGCGCTCTCCCAGCCGCGCCGGCGCAACTCCTGCAGGTCGGACTGCACGCTCTTGCTGCCGGCCAGCACGATCAGGTCGGCGGCGGGCAGCGGGGCGGCGGGGCCGGCGAACACCAGCTCGACCTGCGGATGGTGGCGCAGCGCATCGAAATCGGTGTGGTTGGAGATGCGCGGCAACACCGGCACCACCACCTTCAGCCGGCGCTCCGCCGTGGGGGTCGAGGCCTCGCGCGGCAACGCGTCTTCGGCATCGAGCATCAAGCCCTGCAGATAGGGCAGCACCCCCAGCACGGGCTTGCCGGTGCGCTGCGTGAGCCACTGCAAGCCGGGTTCGAGCAGCCGCAGGTCGCCGCGGAAGCGGTTGATCACGAAGCCGCGCACGCGGGCCCGCTCCGACTCGCTCAGGCATTCCAACGTGCCGAGCAGGTGCGCGAACACGCCGCCGCGGTCGATGTCGGCCACCAGCAGCACCGGGCAGTCCGCGGCCTCGGCGAAGCCCATGTTGGCGATGTCGCGCTCGCGCAGATTCACCTCGGCCGGGCTGCCGGCGCCTTCGACCAGTACCACCTCGTGCGCGGCGCGCAGCCGCTCGTAACTCTCGAGCACGTAGGGCAGCGCCATCGGCTTGTAGTCGTGGTAGTGGCGGGCATCGGCATTGAAACGGGCGCGGCCCTGGATGATCACCTGGGCGCCGGTGTCGCTGTTGGGCTTGAGCAGCACCGGGTTCATGTCGGTGTGCGGCGCCAGGCCGCAGGCCTCGGCCTGCAGTGCCTGGGCGCGGCCGATCTCGCCGCCGTCGGCCGTCACGGCCGAGTTGAGCGCCATGTTCTGCGGCTTGAAGGGCGCCACGCGGCGGCCGTGGCGGTGGAAGATGCGGCCCAGTGCCGCCACCAGGGTCGACTTGCCGGCGTCGCTGGTGCAGCCCTGCACCATCAGCGTGCCGCAATAGGTGTCGAAGAAGTTGTCGGAAGTCGGGAGGGAAGGGGGCATGGGCCGATTATGATTTCCGCCTCCATCATGTTGGCGCCTCTTCGCACAGGCGCCTCTTTTTTGCCTGTCACGGCGCCTTGTTCGTCGCCGATCGTCGCTGCCCTCGATGCTCTTCGACCTCTACCTCTCTTTGGCCGATCGGGAATGGGCCTGGGCGCTGCTGCTGGGCGTGGCGGCCGACGTGCTGCTCGGCGAGCCGCGTCGCTGGCACCCGCTGGTCGGCTTCGGCCGCGTGGCCGCAGGTGTGGAGGCACGGCTGAACCGGGCCCGCCGGTGGCAGGGCGTGCTGGCGGTCGGGCTGATGCTGGCGCTGCCGCTGGCGTTGCTGAGCTTGCTGCGGAGCCGGCTGCCGGGCGGCCAGTGGCTGGTCGACGGCGTGTTGCTGTATTTCGCGCTCGGCGCGCGCAGCCTGCACGAGCATGTGAGGCCGGTGGGGCAGGCGCTGCAGGCCGGCGACCTGGCGGCCGCCCGCGCGGCGGTGCAGCGGGTGGTGTCGCGTGATTGCGGCTCGCTGGATGCGGCGGGCGTTGCCGGCGCGGCGGTCGAATCGACGCTGGAAAACGGCAACGATGCGGTGTTCGGCACGCTGTTCTGGTTTGCCGTCGGCGGCGGCGCCGGGGCCTTGCTGTACCGCCTCGCCAACACGCTCGACGCCATGTGGGGCTATCGCACCGAGCGGCTGCGCGCCTTCGGCTGGGCGGCGGCGCGGCTCGACGATGGGCTGAACTGGCTGCCGGCCCGGCTGACCGCCCTGAGTTATGCCGGCCTGGGCTACACCAAGCTGGCGTTGTGGTGCTGGCGCCACCAGGCGCCGCGCTGGGACAGCCCGAACGCCGGCCCGGTGATGGCCGCCGGTGCGGGGGCCCTCGGCCTCAAACTCGGCGGCCCTGCGTCCTACCACGGTCGTGTCGAGCAGCGGCCGGTGCTCGGCGCGGGCCGGCTGCCGGCGGCGGGCGACATCGGACGGGCGCTCGCGCTGGTGGCCAGTGTGTTGCTGTTGTGGCTGGTGGTGTTGACTGTGCTGCATGCGGGGCTGACACGATGACTTCTGCTTCGCGGCTGGGCTCCCATATGGAACCTCCCAATCCTGCTGCAGCCTGGCCTTGGCCTGCCGTGCCGCACGGCGCGGACCTGGCGCGGGCCCGCCAGCTCTACCCGGCGCCGGCGGCCGGCTGGCTCGACCTGTCCACGGGGCTCAACCCGCGGCCGTGGCCGGTGGCTGGCGAACTGGATCGAGTCGCCGCGTCGGTCTGGCGCGACCTGCCCGACATCGAGGCCG from Caldimonas brevitalea encodes the following:
- a CDS encoding DUF3592 domain-containing protein — its product is MSASVVLELLVSTVLLAWGSILLAGRLPMALLARRAAQWQKAPAILRLTSLQAAQGRSTCFRVQVRYSYQVNGTAVVGERIHHCYSPSRHRQLHKGIFNRLQSGSVIAVHVDPSQPHESTILAGVNRDCLLYALAGVPLLLAGLLLTVHALAAVSRVDMPGWLGALGLLIVLGCVAMAMWSRFAQHRLLSDVAKVL
- a CDS encoding thiamine pyrophosphate-binding protein; the encoded protein is MAPIAPRPAGHALVEALIEQGVDTVFGVPGESFLAVLDGFYEHDDQIRFVACRQEGGAAFMAEAQGKLSGRPGICFVTRGPGATNASIGLHTAFQDSTPMILFVGQVGSDMRDREAFQEVDYRAMFGPNSGAFAKWVAEVDSADRLPEYVARAFHVAMQGRPGPVVLALPEDMLTRSTAAPVLPRVTPALAWPAPGALREVREALLQAERPFVIVGGSGWDVEACRALQRFAEAWQLPVGCAFRFQDLFDNRHPLYAGDVGIGINPRLAQRIGEADLVLAIGARLGEMTTGGYTLLEAPRPRQRLIHIHAGAEELGRVYAADLLLQASMACAAKALDSLSPPPSLPWGAWSAAAHADYDANCVPTPSPGPLDMAEVVKTLQRVLHESGLHDDAVLTNGAGNYSGWLHRYYQYPGLAGGRRTQLAPTSGAMGYGVPAAVAASLLAPGRTVINIAGDGDFLMTGQELATAIGYGGRPIVIVVDNGTYGTIRMHQEREYPGRVSGSDLFNPDFVMLARAYGFEASLVAQTAEFEPAFRAALERSVPTLLHLKLDAEVSTSRATLSAIRAAALVRRAQASSR
- the cbiB gene encoding adenosylcobinamide-phosphate synthase CbiB, with the translated sequence MLFDLYLSLADREWAWALLLGVAADVLLGEPRRWHPLVGFGRVAAGVEARLNRARRWQGVLAVGLMLALPLALLSLLRSRLPGGQWLVDGVLLYFALGARSLHEHVRPVGQALQAGDLAAARAAVQRVVSRDCGSLDAAGVAGAAVESTLENGNDAVFGTLFWFAVGGGAGALLYRLANTLDAMWGYRTERLRAFGWAAARLDDGLNWLPARLTALSYAGLGYTKLALWCWRHQAPRWDSPNAGPVMAAGAGALGLKLGGPASYHGRVEQRPVLGAGRLPAAGDIGRALALVASVLLLWLVVLTVLHAGLTR
- a CDS encoding cobyric acid synthase; translated protein: MPPSLPTSDNFFDTYCGTLMVQGCTSDAGKSTLVAALGRIFHRHGRRVAPFKPQNMALNSAVTADGGEIGRAQALQAEACGLAPHTDMNPVLLKPNSDTGAQVIIQGRARFNADARHYHDYKPMALPYVLESYERLRAAHEVVLVEGAGSPAEVNLRERDIANMGFAEAADCPVLLVADIDRGGVFAHLLGTLECLSESERARVRGFVINRFRGDLRLLEPGLQWLTQRTGKPVLGVLPYLQGLMLDAEDALPREASTPTAERRLKVVVPVLPRISNHTDFDALRHHPQVELVFAGPAAPLPAADLIVLAGSKSVQSDLQELRRRGWESALRRHLRYGGKMIGICGGMQMLGQWLHDPHGLEGPPGSLPGLGLLDFETTMARDKQLARVAGRLRAGGAAVAGYEIHAGVSRGPALAHPMVELDDGRHDGVCDPDGQLLATYVHGLFDHPAALDALLAWAGLEDRRPIDLGALRDASLQRLADATEAALSSSSLQHAFGVVGGAPRAMALT
- a CDS encoding MFS transporter encodes the protein MTTAAPPVVPLQQDAHTIGLIGLAHASSHFFHMLLPPLFPWFIRDFGLSYSELGFLVTVFFVISGIGQALSGFLVDRVGARPVLFVALGCFLAAALAAAGAGGYGGLLIASALAGLGNAPFHPVDFTILNKRISSARLGHAFSVHGISGNLGWASAPVFLAGLTHATGSWRIACLGAAGVAAVVLAVLWWQREAVDDRVGAWAHESQRAAGAAPEHPLAFLLLPSVWLCFSFFFWSTCALSAVQSFASPALQKLYGLPLSLTSLVVTGYMLAGAVGMVFGGFLVARVQRLEATIAVALLSGAAMLALAGSGLLPGLSAALIACLAGFGTGLAGPSRDMLIKRASPAGATGRVYGTVYSGLDIGFAVAAPVFGGLLDRGQSDWVFYGAALALAFGVGSAGLVGRRQRVPSRAEAAQAA